The following proteins are co-located in the Echinicola sp. 20G genome:
- a CDS encoding acetyl-CoA carboxylase biotin carboxyl carrier protein subunit: MYSVTINEDNFSVESDGERFLINGNPIEWDLSQIDDRHFHIIRNNKSYNIELVHLDKGKKLLTLKLNHKEAQVLVKDKFDLLLEKLGMNGQANSQITAIHAPMPGLILEIKTQEGEVVKKDQPLLILEAMKMENIIKSPGEGEIKKILVTNGDSVEKNQVLIQF, from the coding sequence ATGTACTCAGTTACCATAAACGAAGATAACTTTAGTGTTGAGTCGGATGGAGAGCGCTTTTTGATCAATGGAAATCCTATTGAATGGGATTTGAGCCAGATAGATGATCGACATTTCCATATTATCCGAAACAATAAATCTTACAATATTGAGCTTGTACACTTGGACAAAGGGAAAAAACTCTTAACCCTGAAGCTTAACCATAAAGAAGCTCAAGTCTTGGTAAAAGATAAATTTGACCTACTACTCGAAAAACTTGGCATGAACGGCCAAGCAAACTCCCAAATAACTGCTATCCATGCCCCCATGCCCGGATTGATTCTTGAAATCAAAACCCAGGAAGGGGAAGTTGTAAAGAAAGATCAGCCATTATTGATCTTGGAAGCTATGAAAATGGAGAATATCATCAAGTCTCCAGGAGAAGGAGAAATAAAGAAAATCTTGGTAACTAATGGGGATAGTGTTGAAAAAAATCAAGTTTTGATACAATTTTAG
- a CDS encoding DUF5686 and carboxypeptidase regulatory-like domain-containing protein, producing MSKNLLRVIVLVFFHLFMSVGLIYAQGIRGKVLSRDGDPLAYASVFIRNINDGVPTNQDGDFEYPLVSGYYDIIVQHLGYKSVQKTVQINSAWVELKIELEPQTYALEEVEIKGGAEDPALTVMRKAISKSKFHRLQVEEYSMKVYIKGTGELTDAPFFLKKKLKEEGIALNEAYTSESVSEITFKQPNEINECVISIRTNGENNQTSPAPYIGASFYADKVNEVISPLSRSAFAYYRFKHEGTFFENGVLINKIRVTPRSRGEQVFEGHIYIIEDLWAIHSLKLKTSIMGFDVGVTQQYAPVEENVWMPLTHIYTFGGKFFGFEGNYKYLASTRDYQIKLNPDLVVETEILDEKVDDIPEQITDFDHKESAVKQIADAEQMSRKDFRKMINEYEKESLKERKDAEVVAIRNYSVDSLAKERNQSYWDSIRPVKLTEKEILGYERDDSLAVVEAAKKSDVDSIANKAKRKFNPLDIIGGGRYHFGNGRSAGFSTNWTKISFNTVEGFKLGFSGFYRKVSKDSISGQENSWRIKPEIRYGFSSNKLYGMVDFSKSWSRDRTKLTYGISGGNYIYQYNASNPISEQVNALYSLFFRQNYMKLFDQKFVKVYLSHIPHDAFTYSLSLSYEDRGVLQNQSNYSFYNKPERRYTSNIPNNEEALASSFESNEALIADVRVNWRPGLKYYVRNGKKYPLYGGAPLISFLYRKGIPNAGLMENAADFDQLELGIKHDFQFGVSGKLDFNIKAGAFLNDGQVYFMDFKHFGGNRTIFSNMGTVNNYRFLDYYQYSTRGNYISGIVHYQFRKFLFTQLPMLRFSGIRENVFFNYLKTEYSPHYWEVGYSLDNLFRVFRVEMGAGFEGGDYLRGGVRLGIATFINISMDD from the coding sequence ATGTCTAAAAATTTACTTAGAGTAATTGTTTTAGTTTTCTTCCACCTTTTTATGTCAGTGGGATTGATCTATGCTCAAGGTATAAGGGGCAAAGTTCTATCCAGAGATGGTGATCCTCTTGCATATGCTTCAGTATTTATTCGAAACATCAATGATGGGGTACCAACCAATCAAGATGGTGATTTTGAATACCCTCTTGTATCGGGGTATTATGATATAATAGTACAACATCTGGGTTATAAGTCGGTTCAGAAAACGGTTCAGATCAATTCAGCTTGGGTGGAGTTGAAAATAGAGCTTGAACCCCAAACGTATGCATTAGAAGAAGTAGAGATCAAGGGAGGAGCAGAAGATCCTGCTCTCACTGTAATGCGTAAAGCGATTTCTAAATCTAAATTTCATCGACTTCAGGTAGAGGAGTACAGCATGAAGGTTTATATAAAGGGGACAGGTGAATTGACAGATGCCCCTTTCTTCTTGAAGAAAAAGTTGAAGGAAGAAGGAATAGCGTTGAATGAGGCATATACATCTGAATCAGTCTCAGAAATTACATTCAAACAACCCAATGAAATCAATGAGTGTGTCATCAGTATCAGAACAAATGGTGAGAACAACCAAACTTCCCCTGCACCTTATATAGGAGCCAGTTTTTATGCGGACAAGGTAAATGAGGTAATTTCCCCGCTTTCCAGATCTGCTTTTGCTTACTACAGGTTCAAGCATGAGGGGACTTTTTTTGAAAATGGAGTATTGATCAATAAAATTAGGGTCACGCCCCGGTCAAGGGGAGAACAGGTTTTTGAAGGGCATATATATATTATTGAAGATTTGTGGGCCATTCATAGCCTAAAGCTAAAGACTTCTATCATGGGATTTGATGTGGGGGTGACGCAACAATATGCTCCAGTTGAAGAAAATGTCTGGATGCCACTTACCCATATTTATACCTTTGGAGGGAAGTTTTTTGGTTTTGAGGGGAATTATAAATATTTGGCTTCTACCCGTGATTATCAGATCAAACTAAATCCAGATTTGGTTGTGGAAACAGAGATTCTTGATGAAAAGGTTGATGATATTCCGGAGCAAATAACTGATTTTGACCATAAGGAATCAGCAGTGAAGCAAATTGCAGATGCTGAACAGATGTCCAGAAAGGATTTTAGGAAAATGATCAATGAATATGAGAAGGAGAGCTTGAAGGAAAGAAAAGATGCGGAAGTTGTAGCGATTAGAAACTATAGTGTTGATTCTCTGGCTAAGGAGCGAAATCAAAGTTATTGGGATAGTATCAGGCCAGTTAAACTTACTGAAAAGGAAATCTTGGGATATGAAAGAGATGATAGTCTTGCTGTAGTGGAAGCGGCGAAGAAAAGTGACGTGGACTCGATAGCGAACAAAGCGAAAAGGAAATTTAATCCTTTGGACATTATTGGTGGAGGACGTTATCATTTTGGAAATGGCAGATCTGCTGGGTTTTCGACGAACTGGACAAAAATATCTTTCAATACAGTTGAAGGATTCAAGCTTGGGTTTTCCGGTTTTTATAGGAAAGTAAGCAAAGACAGTATTAGTGGGCAAGAAAATTCATGGAGGATAAAACCTGAAATCCGGTATGGCTTTTCCAGTAATAAACTTTATGGAATGGTTGATTTTAGCAAATCCTGGAGTAGGGATAGAACCAAGCTTACTTATGGGATTTCCGGGGGGAATTATATCTACCAATACAATGCTTCAAATCCCATTAGTGAACAGGTCAATGCGCTTTATTCATTATTTTTTAGGCAAAACTATATGAAGCTTTTTGATCAAAAGTTCGTAAAGGTTTACCTTTCTCATATTCCTCATGATGCATTTACCTACAGCTTGTCTCTCTCTTACGAGGATAGAGGGGTGTTGCAGAATCAATCCAACTACAGTTTTTATAATAAGCCGGAAAGAAGATACACTTCAAATATCCCCAACAATGAAGAAGCTCTGGCATCCTCTTTTGAGTCAAATGAAGCATTGATAGCAGACGTGAGAGTAAACTGGCGTCCAGGGTTAAAATATTACGTGAGAAATGGAAAGAAGTATCCTTTATATGGAGGGGCTCCTTTGATCAGCTTTTTATATAGGAAAGGTATTCCCAACGCGGGACTTATGGAAAATGCCGCTGATTTTGACCAGCTAGAATTGGGAATCAAACATGATTTTCAATTTGGGGTCAGTGGGAAACTGGACTTTAATATAAAGGCTGGTGCTTTCCTTAATGATGGTCAAGTGTACTTTATGGACTTTAAACACTTTGGTGGGAACCGGACCATATTTTCCAACATGGGGACGGTCAATAATTATCGCTTTTTGGATTACTATCAATACAGTACTAGGGGAAACTATATCAGTGGGATAGTGCATTATCAGTTTCGCAAATTTTTGTTCACTCAATTGCCCATGTTGAGATTTTCAGGGATTAGGGAAAATGTGTTTTTTAATTATTTAAAAACCGAATATTCGCCGCACTATTGGGAAGTAGGCTATTCCTTGGATAACCTGTTCAGGGTATTCAGGGTCGAAATGGGGGCAGGCTTTGAAGGTGGGGATTACTTGAGAGGCGGTGTGCGTCTCGGCATAGCCACCTTTATCAATATAAGTATGGATGACTGA
- a CDS encoding RagB/SusD family nutrient uptake outer membrane protein, giving the protein MNKLKNITYLVLVGLSVWTMTSCNDDFVNTDPLGEVSEGAVWSDAALAEAAVTDIYAGLGNGGFDEQMLASLTDESIFTHPGRGITTITESRSNPADIGWVNGTLSWGNMYSRIRACNVAIQNLTEPQFPNDNGIVDRLMGEAKFMRAYYSHQLLRYYGAFPIVDRPYELGEETYEIARNTWEECVNFIVQDLDDAANLLDGKSMASGRTNRVAALALKSRVLLYAASDLHDIPTASAQSSVISGYANQEYLGYTSGDRTQRWQRAKDAAKAVLDNDDGNMLNLSAPVSHEEGIQNYMNNSLSKNGGENELIFARYFINAKQENGGRQGLFNGPNGYNNWAGNTPIQHFVDDYEMMDGTSFDWNNPDHASAPYENRDARFYASILYDGSQWKPRSTANQPRDPLGQIQTGQYEIISGGQTVIHFGLDTRNGPIEDWNGSYTGYYMRKFIDPDPAIVDQNTWQEIPWPILRYTEAVLNYVEACIELGEEDEARTWLNRIRYRVGMPAISDTGDALMERYRNERRIEMAYEEQRYHDCRRWMIADETLGRKANGISIVGTLKPGQSLSIYRYDPDIYNYSYQVTPIDPGKENRTWLDKMYFLPIHRDEMNRNQLLVQNPGYTE; this is encoded by the coding sequence ATGAATAAACTTAAAAATATAACCTATCTGGTCTTGGTCGGATTATCTGTTTGGACGATGACCAGTTGTAATGACGATTTTGTCAACACAGATCCACTAGGCGAAGTATCTGAAGGGGCTGTTTGGTCTGATGCTGCATTAGCAGAAGCTGCAGTTACAGATATCTATGCAGGATTAGGAAATGGAGGATTTGATGAACAAATGCTAGCATCCTTAACCGATGAATCCATATTTACCCACCCAGGAAGGGGGATTACCACCATTACAGAATCCCGATCCAATCCTGCAGACATTGGCTGGGTAAACGGCACCCTTTCATGGGGTAATATGTACAGCCGTATCCGGGCTTGTAATGTAGCCATCCAAAACCTAACAGAACCTCAATTTCCTAATGACAATGGAATTGTAGACAGGTTAATGGGAGAAGCCAAATTTATGCGGGCCTATTACAGCCACCAATTGTTAAGGTATTATGGTGCATTTCCAATTGTGGACAGACCTTACGAATTAGGTGAGGAGACTTACGAAATAGCAAGAAATACTTGGGAAGAATGTGTCAATTTTATCGTTCAAGATTTAGATGATGCGGCCAATTTGCTAGACGGTAAATCCATGGCCTCAGGCAGGACCAATAGAGTTGCTGCATTGGCTTTAAAATCAAGGGTATTGTTATATGCAGCTAGTGATCTTCACGACATCCCTACTGCATCAGCCCAATCATCTGTGATTTCCGGTTACGCCAACCAAGAATACCTCGGCTATACATCAGGAGACAGAACACAAAGATGGCAAAGAGCTAAAGATGCAGCCAAAGCTGTTTTGGATAATGATGATGGAAATATGCTTAACCTTAGTGCTCCTGTGTCGCATGAAGAAGGCATTCAAAACTACATGAACAATTCACTTTCCAAAAATGGCGGAGAAAATGAGCTGATCTTTGCAAGGTATTTTATCAATGCCAAGCAGGAAAACGGAGGACGTCAAGGTCTTTTCAATGGACCAAACGGCTACAATAACTGGGCAGGGAACACACCTATCCAACATTTTGTGGATGATTACGAAATGATGGACGGTACTTCATTTGACTGGAACAACCCTGACCATGCTTCAGCACCATATGAAAACAGGGATGCTCGATTCTATGCTTCTATTCTTTACGATGGCTCTCAATGGAAACCACGTTCAACTGCCAACCAGCCAAGAGACCCACTAGGCCAAATTCAAACTGGTCAATATGAAATCATCTCTGGTGGTCAAACTGTTATCCACTTTGGTCTGGATACTAGAAATGGACCGATAGAGGATTGGAATGGTAGCTATACGGGTTACTACATGAGAAAATTCATCGACCCAGACCCTGCTATTGTTGATCAAAACACTTGGCAAGAAATTCCTTGGCCAATATTGAGATACACTGAAGCAGTCCTAAATTATGTTGAAGCATGTATTGAGTTAGGTGAGGAGGATGAAGCCAGGACTTGGTTAAACAGAATCCGCTACAGAGTAGGTATGCCAGCCATTAGTGACACTGGAGATGCCCTAATGGAGCGTTATAGAAATGAAAGACGTATAGAAATGGCCTACGAAGAACAACGTTATCACGATTGCCGTAGATGGATGATTGCAGATGAAACCTTAGGCAGAAAAGCCAATGGCATCAGTATAGTTGGAACCTTAAAACCGGGCCAATCCTTGTCCATTTATCGATATGATCCTGATATCTATAACTATTCCTATCAAGTGACTCCTATAGACCCGGGTAAAGAAAACAGAACTTGGCTAGACAAAATGTATTTCTTACCAATCCATAGAGATGAAATGAACAGAAATCAGTTACTGGTACAAAATCCAGGATACACGGAATAA
- a CDS encoding TonB-dependent receptor, which produces MKKTLQKLRVLLLCALFLFSMQTIAQGQSREVTGTVISAEDSQPLPGVSVLVQGTTRGTVTDLDGNFKITLNQGEDVLIFSFIGFESQNVLVGNQTNLSVTLNSDVQSLGEVVVVGYGEQKKETVTGAVASVKGTELAKSPATNISNSIAGRMPGVVAVNRSGEPGYDGSGIRIRGSNTLGNNDALIVIDGIPARAGGFERLNPNDIESISVLKDASAAIYGSRAANGVILVTTKRGKSGKPELSYQFNQGWAQPTVLPDMADAAQYTEMLNDLSVYELPVNEWQAANDAYKSTGVYTRPNGQERAAPFTPEDIAAYRAGNDPWNYPNTDWYGETLKTWSPQVRHNLQLNGGSENVRYLASLGYQNQDAYYKNAATGYKQYDLRINLDAKINDYISVKLGVLGREEYRFFPTRSAGAIFRMQVRGKPHQPAYWPNGLPGPDIENGENPVVITTNATGYDRDKRDYFQSNGEITVKIPGVEGLKFVGTAAVDKLSRDTKRWEIPWTLYERGNGFEDDGVTPVLVPSQRGPAEPRLSQAHYNQLNILLGGVFSYERTFNEAHTINVLAGTNRETEEGDNFNAFRRYFISPAIDQMFAGGDLEKDNGGGAYERARLNYFGRAAYNYKEKYLAEFLWRYDASYIFPEDTRYGFFPGIMLGWVASEEDFFKSAIPGLEFFKIRGSWGQMGNDQIYFGGALQEYQFLSTYGFSSYIIDGTETKTLYETRVPNTTITWEIANNSNIGIEGQMLDGKIFFEMDYFYNKRTNILWRKNASVPQSTGLSLPAENIGEVANSGFDFLLGYRGRAGEFSYSASVNGGYAKNKILFWDEAPGAPEWQKSTGKPMNTFLVYQYDGVFPDQASIDAETLDYTAITNELRPGDMKYVDYNNDGAITPDDRVRMDQNDIPMFQGGLNLTAQYKNFDLSILFQGAFGARQYVSAGESGNIGNYFLDIYENRWTVDNPSSEHPRIANRSDQYYSNGNTYWFRQTDYIRLKNFEIGYTLPMEVGEKVGISNLRIFANGLNLFNIMNKSGILDPESNSSTGQYYPQARVINTGLSLTF; this is translated from the coding sequence ATGAAAAAAACTCTACAAAAGTTGAGAGTTCTTTTGCTATGCGCTTTGTTTTTATTTTCAATGCAAACAATAGCACAAGGACAAAGTAGGGAAGTGACAGGTACTGTCATCTCTGCTGAAGATAGCCAACCTTTGCCAGGTGTTTCAGTTCTAGTTCAAGGGACTACTAGAGGAACGGTAACAGACCTGGACGGAAACTTCAAAATCACCCTCAATCAAGGAGAAGATGTTCTAATTTTCTCGTTCATCGGTTTTGAAAGCCAAAATGTACTTGTTGGAAACCAAACTAATCTTTCTGTCACCCTAAATTCAGACGTACAATCACTTGGAGAAGTGGTCGTAGTAGGTTATGGTGAGCAAAAGAAAGAAACAGTGACAGGTGCAGTAGCTTCCGTAAAAGGCACCGAGCTGGCCAAGTCACCCGCTACTAACATTTCGAACTCCATTGCCGGTAGAATGCCAGGTGTGGTAGCCGTAAACAGAAGCGGTGAGCCTGGTTATGACGGTTCAGGTATCAGAATCCGTGGTTCAAATACCTTGGGTAATAATGACGCACTCATCGTAATTGATGGTATTCCTGCAAGAGCGGGTGGTTTTGAGCGACTTAATCCTAATGACATCGAAAGTATCTCTGTCTTGAAAGATGCTTCCGCTGCCATTTATGGTTCCAGGGCCGCAAACGGTGTTATACTGGTAACCACCAAAAGAGGTAAAAGTGGTAAGCCAGAATTATCCTACCAATTCAACCAAGGCTGGGCGCAACCTACTGTCTTGCCTGACATGGCAGATGCTGCGCAATACACAGAAATGCTTAATGACCTGAGTGTTTATGAACTTCCTGTAAATGAATGGCAAGCAGCAAATGATGCCTATAAAAGCACTGGGGTCTATACAAGACCAAACGGTCAAGAAAGAGCAGCTCCATTTACTCCTGAAGACATTGCTGCTTATAGGGCTGGAAACGACCCTTGGAATTACCCAAACACAGACTGGTATGGGGAAACACTAAAGACATGGTCTCCTCAAGTAAGACACAACCTCCAACTTAATGGTGGTAGCGAAAACGTTAGGTATTTGGCTTCTTTGGGCTACCAAAATCAGGATGCTTATTATAAAAACGCAGCTACAGGGTACAAGCAATATGATCTTAGAATCAACTTAGATGCCAAAATCAATGATTATATCAGCGTAAAATTAGGTGTCCTAGGACGTGAAGAATATCGCTTCTTTCCAACCAGAAGTGCTGGAGCCATATTCCGTATGCAAGTTCGTGGTAAGCCTCACCAACCAGCTTATTGGCCGAATGGTCTTCCTGGGCCTGATATTGAAAACGGTGAAAACCCGGTAGTCATCACTACAAACGCCACTGGCTACGATAGAGACAAAAGAGATTATTTCCAGTCTAATGGTGAAATAACAGTTAAGATTCCCGGAGTAGAAGGTCTTAAGTTTGTGGGTACCGCTGCAGTGGATAAGTTATCCAGAGACACCAAACGTTGGGAGATTCCTTGGACACTTTATGAAAGAGGTAATGGATTTGAAGATGATGGAGTAACCCCAGTATTGGTTCCAAGTCAAAGGGGGCCAGCTGAACCTAGATTGAGCCAAGCTCACTACAACCAGCTCAATATCCTGTTAGGCGGTGTATTCTCTTATGAAAGGACATTTAATGAAGCCCATACTATAAATGTACTGGCAGGTACCAACCGTGAAACTGAAGAAGGAGACAATTTTAATGCATTTAGAAGATACTTCATTTCTCCTGCCATCGATCAAATGTTTGCAGGTGGTGACTTGGAAAAAGATAATGGTGGGGGCGCATATGAAAGAGCTAGGCTAAATTATTTTGGTCGGGCTGCTTATAACTATAAAGAAAAGTACTTGGCAGAGTTCCTTTGGAGGTATGATGCTTCCTACATCTTCCCTGAAGATACCCGTTATGGTTTCTTCCCTGGCATCATGTTAGGTTGGGTCGCTTCAGAAGAGGACTTCTTTAAAAGTGCAATTCCTGGTTTGGAATTTTTCAAAATCAGAGGTAGTTGGGGACAAATGGGGAACGATCAAATCTATTTTGGTGGAGCCCTACAGGAATACCAATTCCTTTCCACTTATGGCTTTAGCAGTTATATCATAGACGGTACCGAAACCAAAACATTATACGAAACCAGGGTTCCAAACACCACAATTACTTGGGAGATTGCCAATAACTCAAACATCGGTATTGAAGGACAAATGCTAGATGGAAAAATATTCTTCGAAATGGATTATTTCTATAATAAACGTACCAATATCCTTTGGAGAAAAAATGCATCCGTCCCACAAAGTACCGGGCTATCACTTCCAGCTGAAAACATTGGTGAGGTGGCCAACTCGGGCTTTGACTTCTTACTAGGTTATCGAGGAAGAGCTGGAGAGTTCAGCTATAGTGCAAGTGTCAACGGAGGTTACGCCAAGAACAAAATACTTTTCTGGGATGAAGCTCCTGGAGCACCAGAATGGCAAAAGTCTACAGGCAAACCAATGAACACGTTCTTGGTATACCAATACGACGGAGTGTTCCCTGACCAAGCCTCTATTGATGCTGAAACTTTGGATTATACAGCTATCACCAATGAGTTACGCCCAGGAGACATGAAGTATGTCGATTATAATAATGATGGCGCGATTACTCCTGATGACAGGGTAAGAATGGACCAAAATGACATCCCGATGTTCCAAGGAGGTCTTAACCTTACTGCTCAATATAAGAACTTTGACTTGTCCATATTGTTCCAAGGAGCGTTTGGTGCACGTCAATATGTCAGCGCAGGTGAGTCAGGAAACATAGGTAATTACTTCTTGGATATTTATGAAAACAGGTGGACTGTAGACAACCCAAGTAGTGAGCATCCAAGAATTGCGAACAGAAGTGACCAGTACTATTCCAATGGAAACACCTATTGGTTCAGACAAACTGATTATATCCGATTGAAAAACTTCGAAATAGGGTATACACTGCCTATGGAGGTTGGAGAAAAAGTAGGCATCAGTAACCTAAGAATATTTGCAAATGGATTGAACCTGTTTAACATCATGAATAAGTCGGGAATATTAGACCCAGAGTCCAACAGTTCAACTGGTCAGTATTATCCTCAAGCAAGAGTAATCAATACAGGCCTTTCACTCACCTTCTAA
- the pyrH gene encoding UMP kinase, with protein sequence MKYKRILLKLSGEALMGANGYGIDSNKLKQYTQEIKKVKDLGVEIAIVIGGGNIFRGVQGEKVGIDRVQGDYMGMLATLINAMALQSSLEQNGMYTRLMSGIKIESVCEPFIRRRAIRHLEKGRIVIFGAGIGNPYFTTDSTASLRAIEIESEVVLKGTRVDGVYTADPEKDATAERYTNISFQEVYEKNLNVMDMTAFTLCQENNLPIIVFDMNKAGNLYDLIKGEEVGTLITSK encoded by the coding sequence ATGAAATACAAAAGAATTCTGCTCAAACTCAGTGGTGAAGCTTTAATGGGCGCAAATGGCTACGGAATTGATTCCAACAAATTGAAGCAATACACCCAGGAGATCAAAAAAGTAAAAGACCTGGGGGTTGAAATCGCCATTGTTATTGGAGGCGGAAATATTTTCAGAGGTGTTCAAGGCGAGAAAGTAGGAATAGACCGTGTGCAGGGTGATTACATGGGAATGCTGGCCACTTTAATCAATGCGATGGCCTTGCAGAGCTCTTTGGAGCAAAACGGAATGTACACTAGATTGATGTCCGGTATAAAAATCGAAAGTGTTTGTGAACCATTTATCAGAAGAAGAGCCATCCGACACTTAGAGAAAGGTCGTATTGTGATTTTCGGCGCTGGTATTGGTAACCCTTATTTCACCACTGACTCTACTGCCAGCTTGAGAGCCATTGAAATAGAATCAGAAGTTGTACTCAAAGGAACCCGCGTAGATGGTGTTTACACAGCTGATCCTGAAAAAGATGCCACTGCTGAAAGATATACGAACATTTCCTTTCAGGAAGTGTACGAGAAAAACCTTAATGTCATGGATATGACAGCATTTACGCTTTGTCAGGAAAACAACCTTCCTATCATTGTCTTTGACATGAACAAGGCAGGAAATTTGTACGACTTGATTAAAGGCGAAGAAGTTGGTACTTTAATTACATCTAAATAA
- the frr gene encoding ribosome recycling factor, which yields MEEIQLELDEAKELMQKSVDHTAAELLKIRAGKAMPNLLDGIMVSYYGAPTPIQQVASITTPDARTLSIKPWEKNLIGEIEKAIINSDLGLAPQNNGEIIILTIPPLTEERRKSLVKQVKNDCENGKISIRNVRKEINDALKKLQKDGAPEDEIKRAEDAVQKLTDQFSSKIDALFEKKEAEIMKV from the coding sequence ATGGAAGAGATACAGTTAGAACTCGATGAAGCCAAAGAACTTATGCAGAAGTCTGTGGACCACACAGCAGCAGAGTTACTAAAAATCAGAGCGGGTAAAGCCATGCCTAACTTATTGGATGGCATAATGGTCAGCTATTATGGTGCTCCGACACCAATCCAACAAGTAGCTTCCATCACTACTCCAGATGCTAGAACCCTTAGCATCAAACCCTGGGAAAAAAACCTGATCGGTGAAATCGAAAAAGCTATCATCAACTCTGACTTGGGACTTGCTCCTCAAAACAATGGTGAAATCATAATTTTGACCATCCCTCCTCTTACTGAAGAAAGAAGAAAATCATTGGTAAAACAAGTCAAAAATGACTGTGAAAACGGTAAGATAAGTATTAGAAACGTCAGAAAAGAAATTAATGACGCACTGAAAAAACTTCAGAAAGATGGTGCTCCAGAAGATGAGATCAAAAGAGCTGAAGATGCTGTTCAAAAACTTACTGATCAGTTTTCCAGCAAAATTGATGCACTCTTCGAGAAAAAAGAAGCAGAAATCATGAAAGTCTAA